In one window of Bdellovibrio bacteriovorus W DNA:
- a CDS encoding transposase (COG3464 Transposase and inactivated derivatives), translated as MDPKWESTNRFILLPELKIITHWEHSKFRTHYKCSKESEFEVCPKCATPSRSVHDRRWVKIADHPIRGAGIYLHVLKRRFRCPGCKKVFTEPLNGVRKGFKTTERYRRGLRWACENFKDLKRVQRAYGCSAWLTHKVFYEQLEIKYRERMNNPWGTRIGIDEHTWRKKRSKNGITEFASMIVDHDRKRVAEVVNGKTVQALKDALSYIPGRERVKEVSIDMCDPFKKFAREFFPNAKLTADKFHVLRLANPMINKARTEITGDQRSNPVRTLLLRNRHRLKYFERSALDQWLSHHPKLKEIYWYKEALHQLYRTKGLRRASRALINLTDRMALSKLPEIKKLRKTLMKWRPEILNYFETGLTNARTEGYNRRAKGEQYNAFGVRNFINYRLRLLNL; from the coding sequence ATGGATCCCAAATGGGAATCTACCAATCGTTTTATACTTTTACCAGAACTGAAAATCATAACTCACTGGGAACATAGTAAATTTAGAACCCATTACAAATGCAGTAAAGAATCAGAGTTCGAAGTTTGCCCAAAGTGCGCCACTCCAAGCCGATCAGTGCATGACCGCAGATGGGTTAAGATTGCCGATCATCCTATTCGAGGAGCAGGTATATATCTTCATGTCTTGAAACGAAGGTTCCGCTGTCCGGGTTGTAAGAAAGTCTTCACAGAACCTCTTAATGGCGTTCGTAAGGGCTTTAAAACCACGGAACGTTACAGAAGAGGACTTCGGTGGGCTTGTGAGAACTTTAAAGATTTAAAGCGAGTCCAAAGGGCCTATGGATGTTCAGCATGGTTAACCCATAAGGTTTTTTATGAGCAACTTGAGATCAAGTATCGAGAACGAATGAATAATCCATGGGGAACTCGTATCGGTATTGATGAACACACATGGCGCAAAAAAAGAAGTAAGAACGGCATAACTGAGTTTGCTTCAATGATTGTGGATCACGATCGAAAAAGAGTTGCAGAGGTCGTCAATGGCAAGACCGTACAAGCTCTTAAGGATGCACTTTCATATATCCCTGGTCGAGAGCGAGTTAAAGAAGTCAGCATTGATATGTGTGATCCTTTTAAAAAATTTGCTCGTGAGTTTTTCCCGAATGCCAAACTTACAGCAGACAAATTCCACGTTCTTCGCTTAGCCAACCCTATGATCAATAAAGCCCGTACTGAAATCACAGGAGATCAAAGATCAAACCCAGTTCGAACTCTGTTGTTAAGGAATAGACACCGCTTAAAGTATTTTGAACGATCTGCTTTGGATCAGTGGTTAAGCCATCATCCAAAGCTGAAAGAAATCTATTGGTATAAGGAAGCCCTCCATCAACTCTATCGAACCAAGGGGCTTCGGCGCGCTTCGCGCGCCCTCATAAACCTTACTGACCGAATGGCCCTTTCTAAACTTCCTGAGATTAAGAAACTACGTAAAACTCTTATGAAATGGCGACCTGAGATATTAAATTACTTTGAAACGGGATTGACGAATGCGAGAACTGAAGGCTACAACCGACGCGCAAAGGGCGAACAATACAATGCTTTTGGAGTTCGCAACTTTATTAACTACAGACTTCGTCTGCTAAATCTTTGA
- a CDS encoding hypothetical protein (COG4278 Uncharacterized conserved protein), translating into MRKTIAQIVNVREFANTKPLVLLEMVYDDLVRLLRFIHRSQRSGSLKEPFYFTNRISYLDEMWHHFILQTRSYHEFCNKEFGEYLHHEVSLPSNAGTGESIGSERIITSQMALLEAHLGADFIHRILFIYPELLKREENV; encoded by the coding sequence ATGAGAAAGACTATCGCGCAGATTGTAAATGTACGGGAGTTCGCAAACACAAAGCCTCTCGTTCTTTTAGAGATGGTCTACGACGATCTAGTCCGGCTCTTACGATTTATTCATCGAAGTCAAAGGAGCGGTTCTTTAAAAGAACCGTTCTATTTCACAAATCGCATTAGCTACCTTGATGAAATGTGGCACCACTTTATCTTACAAACAAGAAGCTATCATGAGTTCTGCAATAAAGAATTTGGGGAGTATCTTCATCACGAAGTGAGTTTGCCGAGTAACGCTGGTACGGGGGAGAGTATTGGGAGTGAAAGAATCATTACATCACAAATGGCCCTTTTAGAAGCTCATCTCGGCGCAGATTTTATCCATCGAATACTTTTCATATATCCAGAACTTTTAAAGAGAGAAGAAAATGTTTAA
- a CDS encoding hypothetical protein (COG0454 Histone acetyltransferase HPA2 and related acetyltransferases) has translation MFKKDLGNGFFIKDISSKELEVLLKKHFEALFFNRIENSVPTPSAANEKLFVRKKEWQRFVLRLGLFYQDQIVGWHYGHASDAETYYMQNSAILPEYRNQGLYEKLLLAVLERVQEEEFQVITSLHHPNNAAVLIPKLKAGFIISGMQFHERFRSLIELRYIFDLRRRQDLCRNMGLDF, from the coding sequence ATGTTTAAAAAAGATCTTGGCAATGGGTTTTTCATTAAAGATATTTCGTCTAAGGAACTTGAAGTACTCTTAAAAAAGCACTTTGAGGCGCTCTTCTTTAATCGCATAGAAAACTCGGTCCCGACTCCGAGTGCTGCTAATGAAAAACTTTTCGTTCGAAAGAAAGAGTGGCAAAGGTTTGTTTTAAGACTGGGTCTTTTTTATCAAGACCAGATAGTCGGTTGGCACTATGGCCACGCATCAGATGCTGAAACTTATTATATGCAAAACTCGGCTATTCTTCCTGAGTATCGTAATCAAGGTTTGTACGAAAAGCTTCTTCTAGCGGTTCTTGAGAGAGTTCAAGAAGAAGAGTTTCAAGTCATCACTAGTTTGCATCATCCTAATAACGCTGCTGTTTTAATTCCGAAACTAAAAGCGGGATTTATAATTTCAGGCATGCAGTTTCATGAACGTTTCCGCTCGTTGATCGAGCTTAGGTATATTTTTGATTTGCGACGACGTCAGGATCTTTGCAGAAATATGGGATTGGATTTCTAA
- a CDS encoding hypothetical protein (COG0457 FOG: TPR repeat), whose product MDEINKALVVPFEDIRNGITRARSRVMSKIHPLRYGLACYGNLCKLDERFLLISEDFKEKVFLKALGIEILSKNLHTVDSSKLCYPKQEDISKGIRYFYSAVKEEIGSLNPVEAQLLISLILKTES is encoded by the coding sequence GTGGATGAAATCAATAAAGCCTTAGTGGTACCATTTGAAGATATCAGGAATGGGATTACAAGGGCGCGTAGTCGGGTAATGAGCAAAATACATCCCTTGAGGTACGGCCTAGCTTGCTACGGTAATCTTTGTAAGCTCGATGAAAGATTTCTTTTAATCTCTGAGGATTTCAAAGAGAAGGTTTTTCTGAAGGCGCTAGGAATTGAAATTCTTAGTAAAAACTTACATACAGTAGATAGTTCTAAACTGTGTTATCCAAAACAGGAAGATATAAGTAAAGGTATCCGATATTTCTATAGCGCAGTTAAAGAAGAAATAGGAAGTCTGAATCCCGTTGAAGCGCAATTACTCATTAGTTTAATACTAAAAACTGAATCTTAA